In the genome of Flavivirga spongiicola, one region contains:
- a CDS encoding JAB domain-containing protein, giving the protein MDIKLTEAEKIKILNSDDIYGIMQKVLLRENKIDQNREHFWVIGLENNNRILFIELISLGTVNKTFAEPMEVFSFALQKRAVKIILCHNHPSGELKPSEADKDVSDKLIQVGIIVNTEVIDHLIISTKSYLSFADTGLLSELKKSTKYVPKYVLEQRIKKEATEIAKKKNTLEIAKTMKRNGIDKHTISESTGLSLEEVEKLRVRKK; this is encoded by the coding sequence ATGGACATAAAACTAACAGAAGCTGAAAAAATTAAAATCCTTAATTCCGATGATATATACGGGATTATGCAAAAAGTTCTACTTCGAGAAAACAAAATTGACCAAAACAGAGAACATTTTTGGGTTATTGGTTTAGAAAATAACAATCGGATTCTTTTTATAGAACTCATAAGTTTAGGAACTGTAAATAAAACATTTGCAGAGCCTATGGAGGTATTTAGTTTTGCATTGCAAAAAAGAGCTGTAAAAATAATTTTATGCCATAACCACCCAAGTGGAGAATTAAAACCCTCTGAGGCAGACAAAGATGTTTCGGACAAATTAATTCAAGTAGGAATAATTGTTAACACCGAAGTAATTGACCATTTGATTATTTCAACTAAAAGCTACCTCAGCTTTGCAGACACAGGTCTTTTAAGTGAATTGAAAAAAAGTACAAAGTATGTTCCTAAATATGTATTGGAACAGAGGATTAAAAAAGAGGCTACTGAAATTGCTAAAAAAAAGAATACACTTGAAATTGCTAAAACAATGAAAAGAAATGGAATTGACAAACACACAATTTCTGAATCAACAGGGCTTTCATTGGAGGAAGTTGAAAAATTGAGAGTGAGGAAGAAATAA
- a CDS encoding helix-turn-helix domain-containing protein encodes MEALKFEQLPNVIATLTNEVRELKALILNKAESQTEKNNPLSIKEVAKLTSLSVPTLYGYVQRHEIPYHKKGNRLYFFKSEIIEDWIKTGKQKTLKELEVETENILSKKTKV; translated from the coding sequence ATGGAAGCATTAAAATTTGAGCAATTACCTAACGTTATTGCAACCCTCACAAATGAAGTGAGAGAATTAAAAGCCTTGATACTCAATAAGGCTGAATCCCAAACCGAAAAAAACAACCCTCTAAGCATTAAAGAAGTCGCAAAACTTACTAGTTTAAGCGTACCTACTTTATATGGTTATGTTCAACGTCATGAAATTCCATACCATAAAAAAGGTAATCGACTATATTTTTTTAAGTCCGAAATTATTGAAGATTGGATAAAAACAGGAAAACAAAAAACTTTAAAAGAGTTAGAAGTCGAAACCGAAAATATACTTTCTAAAAAAACAAAAGTCTGA
- a CDS encoding type I restriction-modification system subunit M: MSEEQKKLLEKQLWAIANLLRGKMDADDYRNYILGFIFFKYLSEKLHIYADEILAPDNITYEQLDENSDNGKLYVEAVKKACVKNLGYFLKPSELFTSIAQKGNNLTEIETNDNDEAKQFFIIEDLERILNNIEQSTMGTESEDDFVRLFEDLDLTSSKLGRTVKAQNEVIAKILIHLDEIDFKLKDTESDLLGDAYEYLIGEFASRAGKKAGEFYTPQEVSTILAKIVTTRKKRIKSVYDPTCGSGSLLLRVAKEVDDVGMFYGQELNRTTYNLARMNMILHDVHFSKFDIKQEDTLEEPQHIDIDLKAEAIVANPPFSAKWSAKGIFSTDDRFSQYGKLAPKTKADFAFVQHMVHHLDENGIMATVLPHGVLFRGSSEAHIRRYLIEDRNYIDAVIGLPANIFFGTGIPTCILVIKKCREVNEDVLFIDASNHFEKQGKDNKLLPSHIDDIVDTYTNREVLDKYSYRASLEEIAENDYNLNISRYVDTFEEEEHIDIDAIAKEIQALDIEITETDKRIATYCKELNIKTPF, encoded by the coding sequence ATGTCAGAAGAACAAAAAAAACTACTCGAAAAACAATTATGGGCTATTGCTAACCTACTAAGGGGCAAAATGGATGCAGACGACTATAGAAACTACATCTTAGGCTTTATATTCTTTAAATACCTTTCAGAGAAATTACACATATATGCAGACGAGATATTAGCTCCAGACAATATCACCTATGAGCAGTTAGATGAAAATTCAGATAATGGCAAATTGTATGTAGAAGCAGTTAAAAAGGCTTGTGTTAAAAACTTAGGTTACTTTTTAAAACCAAGTGAATTATTTACCTCTATTGCTCAAAAAGGAAATAACCTTACCGAAATTGAAACCAATGACAATGATGAAGCGAAACAGTTTTTCATCATAGAAGATTTAGAACGTATTCTTAACAACATTGAACAGAGTACAATGGGTACAGAATCAGAAGATGATTTTGTACGCCTATTTGAAGATTTAGATTTAACCTCTTCTAAATTAGGAAGAACAGTAAAAGCTCAAAATGAAGTCATTGCCAAAATATTAATTCATTTAGATGAAATTGACTTCAAGCTTAAAGATACAGAAAGTGATTTATTAGGTGATGCGTATGAATATCTAATTGGTGAGTTTGCCTCAAGAGCAGGAAAAAAGGCAGGAGAATTTTATACACCTCAAGAAGTATCTACCATATTAGCAAAAATTGTAACTACTCGTAAAAAACGTATTAAATCGGTGTACGATCCAACATGTGGAAGTGGTTCACTATTATTACGTGTAGCAAAAGAAGTTGATGATGTAGGTATGTTTTATGGTCAAGAATTAAATCGAACTACATATAACCTCGCACGTATGAACATGATTTTACACGATGTACATTTTTCTAAGTTCGATATTAAACAAGAAGATACTTTAGAAGAACCACAACATATTGATATAGATTTAAAAGCTGAGGCTATTGTAGCAAACCCACCATTTTCGGCAAAGTGGAGTGCAAAAGGTATTTTTAGTACCGATGACAGATTTAGTCAGTACGGTAAGTTAGCACCTAAAACCAAAGCAGATTTCGCCTTTGTACAGCATATGGTGCATCATTTAGATGAAAACGGAATAATGGCAACGGTATTACCCCACGGTGTATTATTTAGAGGTAGTTCAGAAGCACATATAAGGCGTTATTTAATAGAAGATAGAAATTACATTGATGCCGTTATTGGTCTACCTGCAAACATTTTTTTTGGTACAGGAATACCTACCTGTATTTTAGTAATTAAAAAATGTAGAGAAGTTAACGAAGATGTATTATTCATAGATGCTTCCAACCATTTTGAAAAACAAGGTAAAGACAATAAACTACTACCAAGCCATATTGATGATATTGTAGATACCTATACTAATAGAGAGGTATTAGATAAATACAGTTATAGAGCATCTTTAGAAGAAATTGCAGAGAACGATTACAACCTAAATATATCTCGTTATGTTGATACTTTTGAAGAAGAAGAACATATTGATATTGATGCAATTGCAAAAGAAATACAAGCATTAGATATTGAAATAACAGAAACCGATAAACGTATAGCTACTTATTGTAAAGAATTAAATATTAAAACACCTTTTTAA
- a CDS encoding protein rep, producing the protein MVSHRLIQNKQFNTLAQDRTANLTKKPKSLTINGVGTDLIDNPSLLKRANKKVITNALVMALVDVSKENDEIDWSKRYWNSFHCQNKLISFDNKIYTDLCRNRWCATCCGIRKAELLNKYYPELIKWEEPHLLTLTLKTVRANKLEQRIDDMGKAFIRIKDRCNKRHQRTNAMRIKGIKSLECNFNAVMRWYNPHFHIITPNRQIALYLKQEWKKEWNKNGAYMASENAQDVVKIKKVESGLIEVIKYGAKMLSEPDPNKKRKRSKGDLDGLSLYAKGLHTIYKAFDSHQLFKSFGFTLPNEKKKTTNSRLITEYDIWKYRISDMDWVNTNTGNYLTDYELDYKLDYLLKNSIDKVLF; encoded by the coding sequence ATGGTTTCTCACAGATTAATTCAGAATAAACAATTCAATACATTAGCACAAGATAGGACAGCCAATTTAACTAAAAAGCCTAAAAGTCTTACCATTAATGGAGTGGGAACAGATTTAATAGATAATCCATCACTATTAAAAAGGGCTAACAAAAAAGTTATTACAAATGCTTTAGTAATGGCTTTAGTCGATGTATCTAAAGAGAATGATGAAATAGATTGGTCGAAACGATATTGGAATAGTTTTCATTGTCAAAACAAATTAATAAGCTTCGATAATAAAATTTATACAGACTTATGTAGAAACAGATGGTGCGCCACTTGCTGCGGCATTAGAAAAGCTGAACTATTAAATAAGTATTATCCAGAATTAATTAAATGGGAAGAACCTCATCTTTTAACACTTACATTAAAAACCGTAAGAGCTAATAAATTAGAACAACGTATTGATGATATGGGAAAAGCTTTTATTAGAATAAAAGACAGGTGCAACAAAAGGCATCAAAGAACTAATGCCATGAGAATAAAAGGAATTAAATCTTTAGAATGTAATTTTAATGCCGTTATGAGATGGTATAACCCACATTTTCATATTATTACACCAAACAGACAAATTGCTTTATATTTAAAGCAAGAATGGAAAAAGGAATGGAATAAAAATGGGGCTTATATGGCTTCTGAAAATGCACAAGATGTTGTAAAAATTAAGAAAGTAGAAAGTGGTTTAATTGAAGTTATTAAATATGGTGCTAAAATGCTAAGTGAACCAGATCCAAATAAAAAGAGAAAAAGGTCAAAAGGTGATTTAGATGGTTTGAGCTTATACGCAAAAGGATTACATACTATATATAAAGCTTTTGACTCTCATCAACTATTTAAAAGTTTTGGTTTTACATTGCCTAACGAAAAGAAAAAAACGACTAATAGTCGGTTAATTACAGAATATGATATTTGGAAATATAGAATATCCGATATGGATTGGGTTAATACCAATACTGGAAATTATTTAACCGATTACGAACTAGATTATAAATTAGATTACCTCCTAAAGAACTCAATTGATAAAGTTCTATTTTAA
- a CDS encoding restriction endonuclease subunit S: MEKQLIPQLRFPEFKEKWNNLRLGDLGVFMGGGTPSTNNKDYWVGDIPWISSSDVKEKDILNIEITRYLSTKAVNESATKLIPKNSVLFVSRVGVGKLFVSIVDLCTSQDFANLIPIKDNSYYIAYYFLSRNKLLHQYSQGTSIKGFTTGDLKSIPINIPKASEQQKIASFLTDVDDKITKLTKKKTLLEEYKKGVMQKIFNQELRFKDDNGNTFPEWEEKKLGEVAIKKSSNISANTIEENNGNYKIYGASGLLKKIDFYREKEPYISIVKDGAGVGRTLLCDAYSSVLGTLDIIKPIKDVNLYFVYCLLSNINFLKFITGSTIPHIYFKDYSTVKIKIPVLQEQTKIANFLSDIDLKIEALNTKIENSKAFKKGLLQKMFV, from the coding sequence ATGGAAAAGCAATTAATACCACAGTTGAGGTTTCCAGAATTTAAAGAGAAATGGAATAATTTAAGGTTAGGAGACTTAGGTGTTTTTATGGGAGGAGGAACTCCGTCTACAAATAATAAAGATTATTGGGTGGGAGATATACCTTGGATTTCAAGTTCAGACGTTAAAGAAAAAGATATTTTAAATATTGAAATAACACGTTATTTGTCAACGAAAGCAGTTAATGAAAGTGCTACGAAATTAATACCTAAAAATAGTGTTCTTTTTGTTTCAAGAGTAGGTGTTGGTAAATTATTTGTTTCAATAGTAGATTTGTGTACAAGTCAAGATTTTGCAAATCTTATTCCAATAAAAGATAATAGTTATTATATAGCATATTACTTTTTATCAAGAAATAAATTGTTACATCAATACTCTCAAGGAACATCAATAAAAGGATTTACTACAGGAGATTTAAAAAGCATTCCGATTAACATCCCTAAAGCCTCAGAACAACAAAAAATAGCATCATTTTTAACAGATGTAGATGATAAAATAACCAAACTCACCAAAAAGAAAACTCTTTTAGAGGAGTATAAAAAAGGTGTAATGCAAAAAATCTTTAATCAAGAACTACGTTTTAAAGATGATAATGGGAATACCTTTCCTGAATGGGAAGAGAAGAAATTGGGGGAGGTTGCAATAAAAAAATCTTCAAATATTTCAGCAAATACTATAGAAGAAAATAATGGAAATTATAAAATTTATGGCGCTTCAGGATTACTAAAAAAAATAGATTTTTACAGAGAAAAAGAACCTTATATTTCAATCGTAAAAGATGGTGCAGGAGTTGGACGAACTTTATTGTGTGATGCATACTCTTCAGTATTAGGTACTTTAGATATTATAAAACCTATAAAAGATGTTAATTTGTATTTTGTTTATTGTCTTTTAAGTAATATAAATTTTTTGAAATTCATTACAGGAAGTACAATTCCTCATATTTATTTTAAAGATTACTCTACTGTAAAAATTAAAATACCAGTTCTTCAAGAACAAACCAAAATAGCTAATTTCTTATCAGATATAGATTTAAAAATTGAAGCCTTGAATACCAAAATAGAAAATAGTAAAGCCTTTAAAAAAGGGTTATTACAAAAGATGTTTGTATAA
- a CDS encoding type I restriction endonuclease subunit R codes for MTTQPEQVLENNLVSQLIGLGHKAVTIKTEGDLVSNLKTQLEKHNNTTFTASEFDKILIHLSKGNIFDKAKTLRDKYVLQKDNGDKAYIEFINQDFWCQNEFQVTNQITINGKRENRYDVTILINGLPLVQIELKRRGIELKKAFNQVCRYQKESFASNNALFNYVQIFVISNGVDTKYYANTYKKGKSPSFKFTSYWGNEKNRKITQLEKFANIFLEPCHIAKMITKYIVLHESDKILMVLRPYQFHAVEAIIDRVKNSDKNGYIWHTTGSGKTLTSFKASQILTNNPKIKKVVFVVDRQDLDDQTVREFRAFDKDSIDGTENTKMLVEQFLDNSRPLLVTTIQKLNSAISKTKFRKQIEALKDEKVVFIFDECHRSQFGDTHKRIVNFFTNHQLFGFTGTPIFVKNAISKKSIKLTTANLFHECLHEYVITDAIRDENVLKFSIEYYNVFKSKKDIDDTKVEDINKQEVYESDDYINTITDYILANHNRKTHHRTFTAIFCVSSVDILIKYYELLKAKKEAGEHLLNIATIFSYNVNEPDKDAEGQIHEEDVNDDKPVNKHSRDKLDEFIADYNKQFGSKHSTKDGNAFLNYKKDISKRVKNKQIDILLVVNMFLTGFDSKSLNTLYVDKNLNYHGLIQAYSRTNRILNEKKSQGNILAFRNLKQNTDDAIALFSDKNAKETITIEPYEEQIQKFNDAYKTLMSIAPTVDSVNDLATEEDELEFAKAFREIMRLKNILSSFIEFTFDDTYMKEQEFADYTSKYLDLHDKIKTNNQKESVSILDEIDFELELIHRDEINVAYIMRLLAQLKDAKPKDQEKQKKQIIDLIAGEAELRSKRVLIEKFIQNNLPKISDGDNVEDEFKIYWQEETKKALQSLTKEEFLNQDKVEAIINDYLFTGRMATEDEVIETLEKQPSVLQRESISNRVTTKILEFVKTFINGVD; via the coding sequence ATGACTACACAACCAGAACAAGTATTAGAAAATAATTTAGTAAGTCAATTAATTGGGCTAGGTCATAAAGCAGTTACTATTAAAACAGAAGGTGATTTAGTGAGTAACCTTAAAACCCAATTAGAAAAACATAATAATACGACCTTTACAGCATCAGAGTTTGATAAAATATTGATACACTTATCTAAAGGCAATATTTTTGATAAAGCAAAAACCTTAAGGGATAAATACGTACTTCAAAAAGATAATGGAGATAAAGCATATATAGAATTTATAAATCAAGATTTTTGGTGTCAAAACGAGTTTCAAGTCACCAATCAAATCACTATAAACGGTAAAAGAGAAAACCGTTACGATGTTACTATTCTTATTAATGGTTTACCACTAGTACAAATAGAGTTAAAACGTAGAGGTATAGAGCTTAAAAAAGCTTTTAATCAAGTATGTAGGTACCAAAAAGAATCGTTTGCATCAAATAATGCTTTATTTAACTATGTACAAATTTTTGTTATTAGTAACGGTGTAGATACTAAGTATTATGCCAATACGTATAAAAAAGGTAAAAGTCCAAGTTTTAAATTTACATCGTATTGGGGTAATGAAAAAAATAGAAAAATCACCCAATTAGAGAAGTTTGCTAATATCTTTTTAGAGCCTTGTCATATTGCAAAAATGATTACTAAGTATATTGTTTTACACGAAAGTGATAAGATTTTAATGGTACTTAGACCGTATCAATTCCATGCAGTAGAAGCTATTATTGATAGAGTAAAGAATAGTGATAAAAATGGCTATATATGGCATACTACTGGTTCAGGCAAAACACTAACATCATTTAAAGCAAGTCAAATACTCACAAACAACCCTAAAATTAAAAAAGTAGTATTTGTAGTAGACAGGCAAGATTTAGACGATCAAACCGTAAGAGAGTTTAGAGCTTTTGATAAAGATAGTATTGATGGTACAGAAAACACCAAAATGTTGGTGGAGCAATTTTTAGATAATAGCAGACCGCTTTTAGTTACAACTATTCAGAAACTAAATTCTGCTATTTCAAAAACGAAGTTCAGAAAACAAATAGAAGCCCTAAAAGATGAAAAGGTAGTATTCATTTTTGATGAGTGCCATCGTTCACAATTTGGAGACACGCATAAGCGTATTGTAAACTTCTTTACAAATCATCAATTGTTTGGCTTTACAGGAACACCAATATTTGTAAAAAATGCTATTAGTAAAAAGAGTATCAAACTAACTACGGCAAATCTATTTCACGAGTGTTTACATGAATATGTAATTACTGATGCTATTAGAGATGAAAATGTATTAAAGTTCTCAATAGAGTATTACAATGTGTTTAAATCTAAAAAAGACATTGATGATACCAAAGTAGAAGATATAAATAAGCAAGAGGTATACGAAAGTGATGATTATATAAATACCATTACAGACTACATTTTAGCAAATCATAATCGTAAAACGCACCACAGAACGTTTACAGCAATATTTTGTGTAAGTAGTGTAGATATTCTAATTAAGTATTATGAGCTATTAAAAGCTAAAAAGGAAGCTGGAGAACACCTGTTAAATATTGCTACAATCTTTTCTTATAACGTAAACGAGCCAGATAAAGATGCAGAAGGTCAAATACACGAAGAAGATGTGAACGATGATAAACCTGTAAACAAACATTCCAGAGATAAGTTAGACGAGTTTATTGCAGACTATAATAAGCAGTTTGGTTCTAAGCATTCTACAAAAGACGGTAATGCATTTCTAAACTATAAAAAAGATATTTCTAAGCGTGTTAAGAACAAACAGATTGATATATTATTAGTAGTTAATATGTTCTTAACAGGATTTGATAGTAAGTCCTTAAATACGCTCTATGTAGATAAAAATTTGAACTATCATGGTTTAATACAAGCCTATTCTCGTACTAACAGAATATTAAACGAAAAGAAGTCGCAGGGAAATATTTTAGCATTCCGTAATCTAAAGCAAAATACAGATGATGCTATTGCATTGTTTTCAGATAAAAACGCAAAGGAAACGATTACTATAGAACCTTATGAAGAGCAAATACAAAAATTTAATGATGCTTATAAAACATTAATGAGTATTGCACCAACGGTAGATAGTGTAAATGATCTAGCAACAGAAGAAGATGAATTAGAATTTGCAAAAGCCTTTAGAGAAATAATGCGTTTAAAAAATATATTATCATCATTTATCGAATTTACTTTTGATGATACCTATATGAAAGAACAAGAATTTGCAGATTATACAAGTAAATACTTAGACCTCCACGATAAAATTAAAACAAATAACCAAAAAGAATCTGTATCTATTTTAGATGAAATTGATTTTGAATTAGAATTAATACATCGTGATGAAATTAATGTAGCCTACATTATGAGATTATTGGCACAATTAAAAGATGCAAAACCAAAAGACCAGGAAAAACAGAAAAAGCAAATCATAGATTTAATTGCAGGTGAAGCAGAATTAAGAAGTAAGCGTGTATTGATAGAAAAGTTTATTCAAAATAACCTACCTAAAATTAGTGATGGAGACAATGTAGAAGATGAGTTTAAAATCTATTGGCAAGAAGAAACTAAAAAAGCATTACAAAGCTTAACTAAAGAAGAATTCTTAAATCAAGATAAAGTCGAGGCTATTATTAACGATTATTTGTTTACTGGCAGAATGGCAACTGAAGACGAGGTAATTGAGACATTAGAGAAACAACCAAGTGTATTACAAAGAGAAAGTATTAGTAATAGAGTAACCACTAAAATTTTAGAGTTTGTAAAGACTTTTATTAATGGGGTTGATTAG